The Pseudomonadota bacterium sequence CCGCCACGATATCGCTGAGTTTCGTCATGTTCCGCTCCTCGCTGGTTGATCGAACGAGAGGGCAATATAGAACGGAACGGGGCGGGATTCCAAGGGGAGTTGGAAGAGGGTGACGCTACCTACTCGCAGCGCGCGACGAGCTCGGGGTGCGTTCTGAGCCATGCGACCATCGCATCGAGGACGCGCTCCACCTCGACGATTCGGCCCGTCGCGATGGCGAAGATCTCCGACGCGCACACCTCGTCGTAGAAGTGGACCATCCGGTTGCGGTAGCCGGCCATGTCCCGCAGAAGAGCCGCCTCTTCGGCGCTCAGGACGCCGCACTCGGCGAGCCGGGTGGCGATCTCCTTGTACTCGACGACCGGCCTGCCGAAGCCTTTGGCCAGGACATGACGACCGAGGTCGAGGACCGCCTCGAGAGCGCGTCTCAAGTAGGACTCCGCGGCGGCGACCGTGGCGGGAGTGGCCAAGAAGACGGCTTCGTCGTTCAGCGGGAGGGCGCGCAGCCCGGCGAACATGTCGCGGACCCACGCCACCCTCGCGGCGATCACGTCGCCGCGGATGAGGCTCGGGGTCATCTCCCTCCCTCGTCGATCACCGCCGAGACGCGGGACCGCTGGAACGGCAGAAGGTCGCCGGCGCGGCGCAGCGCAAAGAGCTCGAACTCTGCGGTCTCGCGCGGAGAGACATCGACCAACAGCTCGCCCGATACGACGTCGGCGGCCAGGAACGATGATGCCTCGCCCAAGACGACGAGGTCGACCCTCTCTACGCCGAGCAGGTCCTCGATGCCAGCGGTGAGCCGCACGCGTTCGCGCTCGTCGAGAGACCCGTCTCTAGGCATGAGCAAGCCGATGTCGACGTCCGAAGACCCCCGTTCGGGTCGTTCCTCACCGCCCCGCGCGCGAGCGGCGATCTCCATGGCCCTGCTTCCGAAGACGTACAGGGCGATCGCGCCGTATTCCCGGCACAGACGTTCGAGACTGTGGGCGAGCGGAGTCCCCATGCGCGAATCATACGCCAGGGGTTCGGGATCGGACAAGGCGAGGTTCTACGCCACGGGCTGGCCGACCGTACGCGCCGTCTCACTCAATCGACGACGGGAAGTAGAGATCCACCTCCTCGTCGCTGTGGGCGACGTCGGTCGAGGGGAGCGGATCGGCGGTCGCGAGCTTGTCGAGGAACGCCGCGAGGCGGGTCCGGTCGTCCGCCGAGAGCTCGAGGTAGGTCGCGATGTCGTCCGCGCTCGCCCAGGCGACCGGGATCTCCTCGGCCGCGC is a genomic window containing:
- a CDS encoding DUF86 domain-containing protein: MTPSLIRGDVIAARVAWVRDMFAGLRALPLNDEAVFLATPATVAAAESYLRRALEAVLDLGRHVLAKGFGRPVVEYKEIATRLAECGVLSAEEAALLRDMAGYRNRMVHFYDEVCASEIFAIATGRIVEVERVLDAMVAWLRTHPELVARCE
- a CDS encoding nucleotidyltransferase domain-containing protein — protein: MGTPLAHSLERLCREYGAIALYVFGSRAMEIAARARGGEERPERGSSDVDIGLLMPRDGSLDERERVRLTAGIEDLLGVERVDLVVLGEASSFLAADVVSGELLVDVSPRETAEFELFALRRAGDLLPFQRSRVSAVIDEGGR